A window from Apteryx mantelli isolate bAptMan1 chromosome 15, bAptMan1.hap1, whole genome shotgun sequence encodes these proteins:
- the SNAPC5 gene encoding snRNA-activating protein complex subunit 5, producing MLSRLQELRKEEETLLRVKAALHDQLTRLKVEELALQSMIRSREENITVSSSAVAEETQKTLGQMDNEAAINQTELHLSLQDHEEEEEEEEEESDS from the exons ATGCTGAGccgcctgcaggagctgcgcaaGGAGGAGGAGACGCTGCTGCGGGTGAAGGCGGCGCTGCACGACCAGCTCACCCGCCTCAAG GTGGAAGAGCTGGCACTGCAGTCTATGATTAGGTCCAGAGAGGAGAATATAACAGTCTCTTCATCAGCAGTTGCAGAGGAGACTCAAAAA ACTCTTGGGCAGATGGACAACGAGGCTGCTATCAATCAAACTGAATTACACCTAAGTCTTCAAGAtcatgaagaggaggaggaggaagaggaggaggaatcagattcttga